The Corallococcus caeni genome includes a region encoding these proteins:
- a CDS encoding ATP-dependent Clp protease adaptor ClpS: MAQKHQHDDGQVVTEAVPKQKLKRPTLYKVLLHNDNYTTREFVVAVLKEIFHKSETDAVQIMMHVHYNGIGVAGVYTYDVAETKLKTVEAAARDNGFPLRLSMEPEEG; encoded by the coding sequence ATGGCTCAGAAGCACCAACACGATGACGGCCAGGTCGTCACGGAGGCCGTCCCCAAGCAGAAGTTGAAGAGGCCGACGCTCTACAAGGTCCTCCTGCACAACGACAACTACACCACGCGCGAGTTCGTGGTGGCCGTGCTCAAGGAGATCTTCCACAAGTCGGAGACGGATGCCGTGCAGATCATGATGCACGTTCATTACAACGGCATCGGTGTGGCGGGCGTTTATACCTACGACGTCGCCGAGACGAAGCTCAAGACAGTGGAGGCCGCGGCGAGGGACAACGGGTTCCCCCTGCGGCTGTCCATGGAACCCGAGGAAGGCTGA
- the clpA gene encoding ATP-dependent Clp protease ATP-binding subunit ClpA, whose translation MAGPSIAKELQASFRTALDEARKMRHEYLTLEHLLLALTRESRTREVLKGCGANVKRLQENLTSFLEETVERLPDDVDAEPQQTIGVERVLHRAAMHALSAEQKYIDGGDVLVAMFREEESHALYLLQQEGVTRLDLLNFISHGVSKDGESEGESRPTPAGDDEDGESQKKSPLEAYAVQLNVEAKAGRIDPLIGRDKELERTIQVLCRRRKNNPLYVGEAGVGKTAIAEGLALHITEGRVPEALKNAVVYSLDMGALLAGTKFRGQFEERLKGVLKALQELPDAILFIDEIHTIVGAGATSGGSMDASNLLKPALASGRLRCIGSTTFQEFKASFERDRALSRRFQKIEVDEPSVEDTVKVLEGLRSRYEEHHHVKYGEGALQAAAELAAKHINDRFLPDKAIDVIDEAGAAERLKPEGVRTGVVSAHDVEQVVSKMAKIPAKSVSASEGVQIQNLDKELKGVIYGQDKAIEEMVGAIKLSRSGLRAPEKPIGSFLFSGPTGVGKTELAKQLAQSLGVEFLRFDMSEYSEKHTVSRLIGAPPGYVGFDQGGLLTDAVRKHPYAVLVLDEIEKAHPDLFNILLQVMDHATLTDNNGRKADFRNIILILTTNAGAQEMSTKAMGFGDTRVVVDGSRAKKAIERTFTPEFRNRLDGWILFSGLPPEVILKVVDKEVRLLQKVLDEKKVTLSLTPAARAWLAEHGYDPAFGARPMARLVDNTLKKPLAEALLFGSLKSGGVARFDVVDDALKLQAESTEAVPA comes from the coding sequence GTGGCGGGACCATCGATTGCCAAAGAATTGCAGGCCAGCTTCCGCACCGCGCTCGACGAGGCGCGGAAGATGCGTCACGAGTACCTGACCCTGGAGCACCTGCTCCTGGCCCTCACCCGTGAGTCGCGCACCCGCGAGGTGCTCAAGGGCTGCGGCGCGAACGTCAAGCGCCTGCAGGAGAACCTGACCTCCTTCCTGGAGGAGACGGTCGAGCGGCTGCCCGACGACGTGGACGCCGAGCCCCAGCAGACCATCGGCGTGGAGCGCGTGCTCCACCGCGCCGCCATGCACGCGCTGTCCGCGGAGCAGAAGTACATCGACGGGGGCGACGTGCTGGTCGCCATGTTCCGTGAAGAGGAGAGCCACGCGCTCTACCTCCTGCAGCAGGAGGGCGTCACCCGCCTGGACCTGCTCAACTTCATCTCCCACGGCGTCAGCAAGGACGGCGAGTCCGAGGGCGAGTCCCGCCCCACGCCCGCCGGGGACGACGAGGACGGCGAGTCGCAGAAGAAGAGCCCGCTGGAAGCGTACGCCGTGCAGCTCAACGTGGAGGCCAAGGCGGGCCGCATCGACCCGCTCATCGGCCGCGACAAGGAGCTGGAGCGCACCATCCAGGTGCTCTGCCGCCGCCGCAAGAACAACCCGCTCTACGTGGGTGAGGCCGGCGTGGGCAAGACGGCCATCGCGGAAGGCCTGGCGCTCCACATCACTGAGGGCCGCGTGCCCGAGGCGCTGAAGAACGCGGTCGTCTACTCGCTGGATATGGGCGCGCTGCTCGCGGGCACCAAGTTCCGCGGCCAGTTCGAGGAGCGCCTCAAGGGCGTGCTCAAGGCGCTCCAGGAGCTGCCGGACGCCATCCTCTTCATCGACGAGATCCACACCATCGTCGGCGCCGGCGCCACGAGCGGCGGCTCCATGGACGCGTCCAACCTGCTCAAGCCCGCGCTGGCGTCGGGCCGGCTGCGCTGCATCGGGTCCACGACGTTCCAGGAGTTCAAGGCGTCCTTCGAGCGCGACCGCGCGCTGTCCCGCCGCTTCCAGAAGATTGAAGTGGACGAGCCCAGCGTGGAGGACACCGTCAAGGTGCTGGAGGGCCTGCGCAGCCGCTACGAGGAGCACCACCACGTGAAGTACGGCGAGGGTGCGCTCCAGGCGGCGGCGGAGCTGGCGGCCAAGCACATCAACGACCGGTTCCTGCCGGACAAGGCCATCGACGTCATCGACGAGGCCGGCGCCGCGGAGCGGCTCAAGCCGGAGGGCGTGCGCACGGGCGTCGTCTCCGCGCACGACGTGGAGCAGGTCGTCTCCAAGATGGCCAAGATTCCGGCCAAGAGCGTGTCCGCGAGCGAAGGCGTCCAGATTCAAAACCTGGACAAGGAGCTCAAGGGCGTCATCTACGGGCAGGACAAGGCCATTGAAGAGATGGTGGGCGCCATCAAGCTGTCGCGCTCCGGCCTGCGCGCGCCGGAGAAGCCCATTGGCAGCTTCCTCTTCTCCGGCCCCACGGGCGTGGGCAAGACGGAGCTGGCGAAGCAGCTGGCGCAGAGCCTGGGCGTGGAGTTCCTGCGCTTCGACATGAGCGAGTACTCCGAGAAGCACACGGTGAGCCGCCTCATCGGCGCGCCTCCGGGCTACGTGGGCTTCGACCAGGGCGGCCTGCTCACGGACGCCGTGCGCAAGCACCCGTACGCGGTGCTGGTGCTGGACGAGATTGAGAAGGCCCACCCGGACCTCTTCAACATCCTGCTCCAGGTGATGGACCACGCGACGCTCACGGACAACAACGGCCGCAAGGCGGACTTCCGCAACATCATCCTCATCCTGACCACCAACGCGGGTGCGCAGGAGATGAGCACCAAGGCCATGGGCTTCGGTGACACCCGCGTGGTGGTGGACGGCTCGCGGGCGAAGAAGGCCATCGAGCGCACCTTCACGCCGGAGTTCCGCAACCGGCTGGACGGCTGGATTTTGTTCTCCGGCCTGCCCCCCGAGGTCATCCTCAAGGTCGTGGACAAGGAAGTGCGCCTGCTCCAGAAGGTGCTCGACGAGAAGAAGGTCACCCTGTCGCTCACGCCCGCCGCCCGCGCGTGGCTGGCCGAGCACGGGTACGATCCGGCCTTCGGCGCGCGCCCCATGGCGCGGCTCGTGGACAACACCCTCAAGAAGCCGCTCGCGGAGGCGCTGCTGTTCGGCTCCCTCAAGAGCGGGGGCGTGGCCCGCTTCGACGTCGTGGACGACGCGCTGAAGCTCCAGGCCGAGTCCACCGAGGCCGTGCCGGCGTAA